DNA from Ictalurus punctatus breed USDA103 chromosome 7, Coco_2.0, whole genome shotgun sequence:
ACAAGTTGTCATTGTGTACAGATGGGTATATTATCTTCCCAACTCATACTCTTTAATTGTATGGATCCTGATAACTTTAGTCCCCTTTCTAGGTGATCAGTGGAACTGGGCACTATTGATTAGCATGAAAACCAGATGCACACAGACTTAgattaaacacatacacacacaacagaacacaCACGTGACAGCAAATCCCAATTATAACAATACTTGGAAAGCAAAAGAGGGCCTTGTGATTACGAGAACACTTACTTGGACTTCGGTCAAaccatactatattatactattaaAACACCATTGCTGCTTcgatataaaaacaaagagacagCTGCATGGAAACATATTACTGTATTGCACATAGCATATGCCAaatttataaatatgaagttATGGTGTTACATCGTAATAACTCGAGTTATGATTAGAACCTGCTAACAAGTTATACTGGTGTTATacctttgttttttaaacatatgtGAAAGGAAATACTTACGTAGATATTTCACCTAAAgagtttaatatacacacacaaaaagatacTATATGAGGCTGCTTTGTAAAAGTGATGCTGTGATTATTTTGTgcaagtaaaaaagaaaagaaaagaaaaaaaaaaaaaaacggaaaagAAAACATAAGATATATTAGTCAGTCCACTTCCTGGTGTTTAATAATGATAAACCACTCTCAAATGTTTAATTAACCAATCTTGTTCCATTGAAGCTATAAAACTCCACTTCCTTGTTAGGATTTTCCAGATTTGGCCACAGCCAATCCAACTAGTCCTGCTAATCCTGCCACACCCAAGCCGATGCCTCCAACAATAGCCATGCCAACCAGGCCAtctgagaaaaagagagacaaaacatgttgttatttatttatataaatgtctCTACTGTAACACTTATTATAAGATGTGTATGAGTAGcaataaaaagaaagcaagcaagTAATGAAAACTTAAAGTCTAAAACATTACAGCTTTgtatggaagccctaagcggccacgCATTAGtataattttttctttcttgttttcttgtgatcttgaataaattttctcgtgatctcaaacacaaaaagGTGTTTTCTCACGACATCATTTTATCGGCATCATAAATTAGATCAAAATAATTGGCCGCTGTAGACTTTATCTCcgcaagagagagaggtgtccccttctcaagtgtcggacactaatgtggaagttgtCGATCACTGAAGGCATAGATCTTTTTCAGCTTGAGTGAGTCCTTagtcaaagtaaaaatgaatctgttcatccatgatgctgcAGGATTGCGCTAAActtttgctgcctccagaacaataaaaacaagctATTttgagtacacagaaaaatgaagtcgagatcatgagaaaacaagaaagaaaaaaataataataatgcatggccgcttagggcttccatagCTTTGTACACCATCATCAATCTTTTCTGTTGCTTGCTAGATGATGCGGTTTGTTACACGTCTCAGGCGCAACCTTCTCTCAAAAACGACAGCAAATGGTGAAAATTAtccaatcatttatttatcctGGCCCAGTGGGGACTTTTATAATAGAAGAGGGTATGAGGAAACCAATCACTATATACCTAACACACCCTGTGTATAATGACTGGCTGTAGACTTTTACTACTTTTACACCACACAGACTGACACGCAGTATCTTATACCGAGTTGATTTTACTGTGAAGCATTTTGATTGACACCTGCTGTCTTTTAGATGTATGTGCCATAGAAATAAAGCTGACTTGACTTAGCAGGCTTACACACGCACATGCGCAcgaacacacgcacgcacgcacacacagcatgttttccttctttatttctctAGATTAATACTGTAATCCCTACACCCAACCTTAATCTTAAATCTTAATGTTTTGGCTATTCATTTTCCCAAGAACAGCTGTATTATTTGTTAAAAATGTGAAGGCCAGGCAAACCCCACAATTTCCAAATTCTCTATATGTATTTCTATCTTTATGAAAGCATTTGCTCCACAAAGGTTTAAAATTTACCCATACCCACCTTTCCTTAGTGCCTGTTTGATGAGCTTTTCCAACTCAAGGGCCTGGTTATTTCCAGGTTCATTCTTAAGCAGAATGCGAACATACTTTAAAGCTTTCTCATAGTCctgaggaaaaagagaaagacgccacagataagaaaaaaaaaaaaaaaagacattcatTTACTCATTGTTCTCAATAACAAGACACTCAGACAGTACTTCAGTAACACAACCTGTTCACTGATAGCAATTCTCTTTCAAAAAATGAGCAATGTTTAACGACAAAATAAGTCACAAACTATTATACAtcataataaacacaaacattcataTCATTCATAATAAAGCAGGGTATGAATACCAAAAACGAGCAGTCAAGTCATTATACTCACTTTAAGTCTGTAGTTTGCAACAGCCAGATAAAACAGAAAGTCTCTCTGGTCATCCTTTGTGGTCTTCTGTACCAGCTCTGTAACAGTCAAATAATTCATacaatgatgatgaagatgctttatctctctctctgtctctctctccctctcagtcacacacacacacacacacacacacacacacacacacacacacacacacacacacacacacacacacacacacacacacacacacacacacacacacacacacacacacacacacacaattaactgAGGTATTGCCCACAAGATAAAAATGCCATGTCATGGTACTTGAAAACATTTATACTTTACACAATTTGCATGTTAGCTAACAAACTGAAAGacgagggaaaagaaaaagcatttcactaTTTATCAAAACAATTTAACAATTATAAAGATTCTAATCTTCTTGCCAATCAGATCTTAACTTCTTATAAAATACAGACAAAAGTTCAGAAGTGTGTATTGTGACAATTTATCACTATATCGATATTATAAAGGGTGGCTcagaagtctccatacatagggaaaattaacacttttttagcaaaatacttagtttatattatatatatttttcagatagGCAGTCTTTAACCCTTGtgcatcaattaaaaaaaaattacacataggtccatagaggacaaaattgtccatgtccaaaaactgtcataaaaatattatattttaatatttgttcGCACTTTCCAGcgtcagttctgatcataattaaCAAACATACATTCATTCTCAGAATTataaccctttaaatgctggtttgtttacataatgccatagatgttcttttttttggaaaaaaagaaaaatagtaattattttccatatactaaatgataagcagaatttttttctttgatatgtaaatgattaacaacattaattttgatgcattcatattttttatgctgtgtcatatttataaaaacaacaacaacaacaacaaaccctaCCACTCAGGTCCATGAAGGACAAAAttgtattaaaatttttttttaaaaaaataaaaaaaagtcatagaaatattatatattaatatttttttccactttcacagactttatttatttatttattttaccagcatcagtttTGATCagaattaccaaacattcattcattttcagaaatttaaccctttaaatgttggtttatttacataatgcaaaaatcttcaaagctcagtaaccttctttgactcatattcatggggtgggatttgtgatttccagtacaagatcatttctttctttcaaaccggttacacacacaaaattttcagcacacacatacaaaccacaactctgatatccatACAAATACACTCACACAATTATAGCTGAGTCATTTATTCAGGTGGTCTGCAGagctctataatacagcagaatcagaaaaaagaaaaagcatgtattttccccagaggctaaacctgagaaaatactacacatttcagaaaatatatttaaaaattcaatgttttgaaaccttgtcaacaaaataaaagcctattaataCAGAATGCATCATTTTATGCTTAAATGTCacagggattaaatattgcagtttgaatggtTTTCAATGGAGatatttttgtccttaaggtcctgagtaTAACGATATTGTGTGCCTAGTTTAAAATAGACTTATGAATGCAAATGatggtgaaatattaaaattccaataaaaaaagtatgatgtttgcgttaacacagacaaaattatatattatatatatatatatatatatatatatatatatatatatatatataaaaatgtaaacatgaaagagacaaaaatgtccataagcaTGCACAGGGTTAAGAATGCcattgacaaaagaagaacgtattgaaatcattctcatagctggactttaacaggaaacatagcaagcacatcacacaaacacacacacacacacacacgcacgcacacacacacacacacacgcacacacgcacacacgcacacacgcacacacgcacacacgcacacacacacacacgcacacacacacacacgcacacacacacacacgcacacacacacacacacacgcacacacacacacacgcacacacgcacaggcacacacgcacaggcacacacgcgcacacgcacacgcacagctgttgccaaacttattaacaaattcaaaaagactggaagtgttgcaaaCCAACTGAGAAATGGacatccacaaacatccactgacgaaggcacgaCTGATGcggtgctggcaaacacagtcccctatgtatagagacttttgggacaccttgtaTGGTCATATTGCCCAGTCCTAGTAACAACTACTTTATATAGTCCAACAGGATAACGCTACAGATGAGCAATGATATGTATTCTAAAAGGACTCACCCTCCAATAGCTGAATGCCTGTCTTTATGTCGTTCGTATATTTACTTCTGATTAAACACCAAGCATACTCAAACTTGGTGTCTTTGGACACAGCCCCCTTCGCCAGTTCCAAGTTGTATTTTTTCTCAAACctctgtaaaaaacaaaaaaaaaaaacacaaattaataGTACCAACACAAGAAACAACAAAATTACATCACCTGCTGTATACCTTCTGTCAAGACCACAAACAGGAAAATGTTAATTAACGCTGTAAAAGCTATTTAACTGATGTGTCACTGATATGTGTTATCTTCCTGTTTTGAAAAGGTACTATTTTCCCATAATGTATTCACGTTATCCAcagaaacaaaaagtaaaagCTGCTCAGCACAGTCATAAAATTATAAATGTCAAACTATAAAATGGTGTGGATTATCAGAATAACCTCATTTTAGTCCATGATCTAAATGTTCCACTTTTAGTAATTAGTTTAACATGATATGAaatatatctagctatctacTGATATATtttgtgatgtttgatgtgcAGTTCTGCTGTTAACTGTGCAAACACTTTTGGGGTCAAAAGTTAAGTGGTCTGATTCCTTTGTCATATGATATTTGTGTCTAATAATTAATGTATTTAGAAGAAAGCAAACAGTAGTTTAGTAAAGTTCAAAAGACACTGAGCTATTGAAAATAAACAAGAGCTTTCAGGGCtcatattatattaatttgctatttctttctttttacctCTTCCCTCATTTTTTATGAAATGTATGAATCATTTGCCAGTAGTTACAAAATGTCTTGTTACTTGCAGACTAAAGGTTTTGAGTCATTTcagtgtgtttaaaataaaaccacacacacacacacacacacacacacacacacacacacacacacagaaatgactCAAATATGAATATCGTTGAGCAATACCTGTGAATATGGTTGAGCAGCACTATATTTAGTCCGGATACTCAAATTAGAGCACTGATGAAATCATCTAATCAACTAACTCATTCATTGATATGAACACAGGAAGCGTTATCATGCTGTAAAATTAAGCAGGGTAACTTTCCAATGTGGCAGATGGTTAATAGAAGCACACAGCAGTAAAGTTAGGTGCTTTTTTTGGCACTAATACCTTTTGAACTGCCTGCCATAGCTACAACAGAGTTACAAATTCACAGCAGTACAACAGAGAACAACAACTGTTCGTAGTTCTCAGTGACATTTGACATAAATATCTTTTAATGTTAATCAAGAAAAACTTAGACCACAGTTACCATTGCCACAaaatgctttttctttctttccaagAACAAATGTAGGTCATTGCAGAcaaatttgttttcatttcagtggATTAAATAATACTGAGGTACCTATAAGCTATAAATAATAGAAATGAGTGCTGAAAATGATAATAGCCCTTTAACTACTGCATGTAGAAAGATTATACAGCTTACTTGTTATTTATCTTGAGCTTGTAAATACTTATTCTAGCATAATTTACATGTAACTGATTACAGTTCCTCATGCTTATTCTACTACAAATGCACTTACATGAACTGCAGAAGTGAAATCACCCATATGACATGGCCATTAACACACTTTTTGCTATGTCGGTTTCACATAGTCTGACTTTCCTCCTTATAAGTATATTTGAACAGTCCTCACCACAATCACTAAAGACATCTGTTTGAGTAAATGCCTTTAAAAGGCACTTTATAAACTAACAGTCACAAACTACAGTTCTGAAAGAAATGGTTATTAAGATAAACAGCTTTTCCTAGTCCTAATACTGATTTGGATCAAAAAGTTCAGTAACAAATGATGCACATTTACAaacaattcttttattttaaaactgaatTGGTTTTCCTTCTGTAGCGAATATTAGAGGTCATTTTTCTTAGCACagacataaaaacacaattgtTAACAATGGATTTCATGTGCAAACCTCCCCAAAACTCTAAGTAAATAACACAATAAACCTGATGTTTATACGTACACTGGTTATGGAACTATTGTCAGTTCTCCCTATAAATGTTGCCGTAAATACCTCATTTTATAATTGCAAGTA
Protein-coding regions in this window:
- the fis1 gene encoding mitochondrial fission 1 protein, giving the protein MEAVVADVVAPEDLKRFEKKYNLELAKGAVSKDTKFEYAWCLIRSKYTNDIKTGIQLLEELVQKTTKDDQRDFLFYLAVANYRLKDYEKALKYVRILLKNEPGNNQALELEKLIKQALRKDGLVGMAIVGGIGLGVAGLAGLVGLAVAKSGKS